Proteins from one Xenopus tropicalis strain Nigerian chromosome 1, UCB_Xtro_10.0, whole genome shotgun sequence genomic window:
- the crygdl.27 gene encoding gamma-crystallin-1: MGKNVFFKIFFYEERNFQGRHYECGSDCSDLSSYFNRCNSIRVEGGNWILYEHPSYRGHQYYLWQGEYPDFQRWMGFNDSIRSCRFLPNHHGQYKMRIYERGDYQGQMMEFFDDCPNTYDRFRFHDIHSCNVFDGHWMFYEEPNYRGRQYYLRPGQYRRYSDWGASSARIGSFRRVYHRF, from the exons ATGGGAAAG aatgttttttttaagatcTTTTTCTATGAGGAAAGGAACTTCCAAGGCCGCCACTATGAGTGcggctcagactgttctgacctgtcctcatacttcaatcgctgcaactccatcagggtagagggtggtaactggatcctctatgagcaccccagttacaggggacaccagtattacctctggcaaggagaatacccagactttcagagatggatgggcttcaatgactCCATCAGATCCTGTCGCTTTCTTCCCAAT cacCATGGCCAGTACAAAATGAGAATCTACGAAAGAGGAGACTaccaagggcagatgatggagttctttgatgactgccccaatacttatgatcgattccgtttccatgacattcactcctgcaatgtgtttgatggccactggatgttctatgaggaacccaactacaggggacgtcagtactacctgagacctggacaatacaggagatacagtgactggggagcctcaAGTGCCAGAATTGGTTCATTCAGAAGAGTTTATCACAGATTTTAA
- the crygdl.28 gene encoding gamma-crystallin-1, with the protein MGKIFFYEERNFQGRHYECGSDCSDLSSYFNRCNSIRVEGGNWILYEHPSYRGHQYYLWQGEYPDFQRWMGFNDSIKSCRFLSNHHGQYKMRIYERGDYQGQMMEFFDDCPNTYDRFRFHDIHSCNVFDGHWMFYEEPNYRGRQYYLRPGQYRRYSDWGASSARIGSFRRVYHRF; encoded by the exons ATGGGAAAG ATCTTCTTCTACGAGGAAAGGAACTTCCAAGGCCGCCACTATGAGTgtggctcagactgttctgacctgtcctcatacttcaatcgctgcaactccatcagggtagagggtggtaactggatcctctatgagcaccccagttacaggggacaccagtattacctctggcaaggagaatacccagactttcagagatggatgggcttcaatgactCCATCAAGTCCTGCCGCTTTCTTTCCAAT caccatggccaatacaaaatgagaatctatgaaagaggagactaccaagggcagatgatggagttctttgatgactgccccaatacttatgatcgattccgtttccatgacattcactcctgcaatgtgtttgatggccactggatgttctatgaggaacccaactacaggggacgtcagtactacctgagacctggacaatacaggagatacagtgactggggagcctcaAGTGCCAGAATTGGCTCATTCAGAAGAGTTTATCACAGATTTTAA
- the LOC116412112 gene encoding gamma-crystallin-1-like — MGKIFFYEERNFQGRHYECGSDCSDMSSYFNRCNSIRVEGGNWILYEHPSYRGHQYYLWQGEYPDFQRWMGFNDSIRSCRFLPNHHGQYKMSIYERGDYQGQMMEFFDDCPNTYDRFCFHDIHSCNVFDGHWMFYEEPNYRGRQYYLRPGQYRRYSDWGASSSRIGSFRRVYHKF; from the exons ATGGGAAAG atcttcttctacgaggaaaggaacttccaaggccgccactatgagtgcggctcagactgttctgacatgtcctcatacttcaatcgctgcaactccatcagggtagagggtggtaactggatcctctatgagcaccccagttacaggggacaccagtattacctctggcaaggagaatacccagactttcagagatggatgggcttcaatgactCCATCAGGTCCTGTCGCTTTCTTCCCAAT caccatggccaatacaaaatgagcatctatgaaagaggagactaccaagggcagatgatggagttctttgatgactgccccaatacttatgatcgattctgtttccatgacattcactcctgcaatgtgtttgatggccactggatgttctatgaggaacccaactacaggggacgtcagtactacctgagacctggacaatacaggagatacagtgactggggagcctcaAGTTCCAGAATTGGCTCATTCAGAAGAGTTTATCAcaaattttaa
- the LOC116406474 gene encoding gamma-crystallin-1-like yields the protein MGKIFFYEERNFQGRHYECGSDCSDLSSYFNRCNSIRVEGGNWILYEHPSYRGHQYYLWQGEYPDFQRWMGFNDSIRSCRFIPNHHGQYKMRIYERGDYQGQMMEFFDDCPNTYDRFRFHDIHSCNVFDGHWMFYEEPNYRGRQYYLRPGQYRRYSDWGASSARIGSFRRVYHRF from the exons ATGGGAAAG atcttcttctacgaggaaaggaacttccaaggccgccactatgagtgtggctcagactgttctgacctgtcctcatacttcaatcgctgcaactccatcagggtagagggtggtaactggatcctctatgagcaccccagttacaggggacaccagtattacctctggcaaggagaatacccagactttcagagatggatgggcttcaatgactCCATCAGGTCCTGTCGCTTTATTCCCAAT caccatggccaatacaaaatgagaatctatgaaagaggagactaccaagggcagatgatggagttctttgatgactgccccaatacttatgatcgattccgtttccatgacattcactcctgcaatgtgtttgatggccactggatgttctatgaggaacccaactacaggggacgtcagtactacctgagacctggacaatacaggagatacagtgactggggagcctcaAGTGCCAGAATTGGATCATTCAGAAGAGTTTATCACAGATTTTAA